One Granulicella sp. 5B5 DNA window includes the following coding sequences:
- the rfbD gene encoding dTDP-4-dehydrorhamnose reductase has protein sequence MAGRILLTGVSGQVGAALLPLLQPMGEVVAPLRAELDLSDAEGVRRVVREVRPRWIVNPGAYTAVDKAEKEPELAYAVNRDAVRVLGEEAASIGAAVISFSTDYVFPGDGTKPWLETDGTGPLGVYGASKLAGEQALAASGAAYMVFRTSWVYGATGNNFLKTILRFAREKEEMKIVADQHGAPTWSEDLARLTVHVMKRMEDAAEGRSLADTVREAGGVYHACDAGETTWFGFASEFVRLAQLKEPEQRFARLLPIPSSEYPTPAKRPLNSRMNCEKLKKELGFTMPEWRESVAQVIERLG, from the coding sequence ATGGCGGGACGGATTTTGCTGACAGGTGTGAGCGGTCAGGTGGGTGCAGCGCTGCTGCCGTTGTTGCAGCCGATGGGTGAGGTGGTGGCCCCGCTACGTGCCGAGCTGGACCTGAGCGATGCCGAAGGCGTGAGGCGCGTGGTGCGTGAGGTGAGGCCGCGGTGGATCGTGAATCCGGGGGCTTATACCGCGGTGGACAAGGCAGAGAAGGAGCCGGAGCTGGCATATGCGGTGAACCGCGACGCCGTGCGCGTGCTGGGTGAAGAAGCTGCGTCGATTGGGGCAGCTGTGATTTCGTTCTCGACGGATTATGTGTTTCCGGGTGATGGCACAAAGCCGTGGCTGGAGACGGATGGGACGGGGCCGCTGGGAGTGTATGGAGCGTCAAAGCTGGCGGGAGAGCAGGCACTCGCGGCGAGTGGCGCGGCCTACATGGTGTTCCGAACGAGCTGGGTCTATGGAGCTACGGGCAATAACTTTCTGAAGACGATCCTGCGGTTTGCACGCGAGAAGGAAGAGATGAAGATTGTCGCGGACCAGCACGGCGCGCCGACATGGAGTGAGGACCTGGCCCGGCTGACAGTCCATGTGATGAAGCGGATGGAGGATGCCGCCGAGGGGCGGTCGCTGGCCGATACTGTCCGCGAGGCGGGTGGTGTGTATCACGCTTGTGACGCGGGTGAGACGACGTGGTTCGGGTTTGCAAGCGAGTTTGTGCGGCTGGCGCAGTTGAAGGAGCCGGAACAGCGGTTTGCAAGGCTGCTGCCGATTCCTTCGAGCGAGTATCCGACGCCGGCGAAGCGGCCGCTGAATTCTCGAATGAACTGCGAGAAGCTTAAGAAGGAGCTTGGATTCACCATGCCAGAGTGGAGAGAGTCCGTGGCGCAGGTGATCGAGCGGCTTGGCTGA
- the rfbH gene encoding lipopolysaccharide biosynthesis protein RfbH, translating to MDLTNIHTAEGNASSAEKPRKDLLREQIRELVTQYHAEAFPPRSFTPGQSDIPVSGKVFDAEDIQYTVDASLDFWLTTGRFAAEFERLFARVMGVRDARLVNSGSSANLIALSALTSNSLGDRALRPGDEVITVAAGFPTTINPAIQNNLVPVFVDVQLDTYDIDVTQLEAAVSDRSGAVMIAHTLGNPFDLDAVTAFCKKHDLWLIEDCCDAVGATYKGQGVGTFGDVSTASFYPAHHITMGEGGAVMTQKPELTKLVESFRDWGRDCWCAPGQDNTCGKRFEWQLGELPCGYDHKYIYSHIGYNLKLSDMQAAVGVSQLKKLPGFIAARRANFKTLYDGLSDLQDVLSLPQSTPGSDPSWFGFPIAVKPESGLKRDDIIKELTQRKIHTRLLFGGNLLRQPAYLDIEYRKIGDLPNTDYIMHNVFWIGVYPGLTDAMLNYIIESFHDIARR from the coding sequence ATGGACTTGACGAACATACATACAGCAGAGGGCAACGCCAGCTCCGCCGAAAAGCCCCGGAAAGACCTGCTCCGCGAGCAGATCCGCGAGCTCGTAACCCAGTACCACGCCGAGGCATTCCCTCCGCGTTCGTTCACCCCCGGCCAGTCCGACATCCCCGTCTCCGGCAAGGTCTTCGACGCCGAAGACATCCAGTACACCGTCGACGCCTCGCTCGACTTCTGGCTGACCACCGGCCGTTTTGCCGCGGAGTTCGAGCGCCTCTTCGCGCGCGTCATGGGCGTGCGCGACGCCCGCCTCGTCAACTCCGGCTCCTCCGCGAACCTCATCGCTCTCTCAGCTCTCACTTCAAACTCGCTCGGCGACCGCGCTCTGCGCCCCGGCGACGAAGTCATCACCGTGGCCGCCGGCTTTCCTACCACCATCAATCCCGCGATTCAAAACAACCTCGTGCCTGTCTTCGTCGACGTCCAGCTCGACACCTATGACATCGACGTCACCCAGCTCGAGGCCGCCGTCTCAGACCGCTCCGGCGCCGTCATGATCGCCCACACCCTCGGCAACCCGTTCGACCTCGACGCCGTCACGGCCTTCTGCAAAAAGCATGATCTATGGCTCATCGAAGACTGCTGCGACGCCGTCGGCGCCACCTACAAGGGCCAGGGTGTCGGCACCTTCGGAGACGTCTCCACCGCCAGCTTCTACCCTGCCCACCACATCACCATGGGCGAAGGCGGCGCCGTCATGACCCAGAAACCCGAGCTCACCAAGCTCGTCGAGTCCTTCCGGGACTGGGGCCGCGACTGTTGGTGCGCGCCTGGTCAGGACAACACCTGCGGCAAGCGCTTTGAGTGGCAGCTCGGCGAGCTCCCCTGCGGCTACGACCACAAGTACATCTACTCGCACATCGGCTACAACCTCAAGCTCTCGGACATGCAGGCAGCGGTCGGTGTCTCACAGCTCAAGAAGCTGCCCGGCTTCATCGCTGCGCGCCGCGCCAACTTCAAGACACTCTACGATGGCCTCAGCGACCTGCAGGATGTCCTCTCGCTCCCTCAATCCACTCCTGGCTCCGACCCCAGCTGGTTCGGCTTCCCCATCGCGGTCAAGCCTGAGTCAGGCCTCAAGCGCGACGACATCATCAAAGAGCTCACGCAGCGCAAAATTCATACGCGCCTTCTCTTCGGAGGAAATCTCCTCCGCCAGCCCGCATATCTCGACATCGAATATCGCAAAATCGGCGATCTGCCCAACACCGACTACATCATGCACAACGTCTTCTGGATCGGCGTCTACCCCGGTCTCACCGACGCCATGCTGAACTACATCATCGAGAGCTTCCACGACATCGCGCGACGCTAA
- the rfbG gene encoding CDP-glucose 4,6-dehydratase: MVSGQSELEDMALNFWKSRRVFLTGHTGFKGSWLSLWLLSMGAEVSGYSLEPSTSPNLYSALGLAKDMASTIADVRDADTLERTIRSFRPEIVIHMAAQPLVRYSYENPVETYATNVMGTVHLLNAVRHTPEVRSVVIVTSDKCYENREWVWPYREDEAMGGYDPYSSSKGCAELVTAAFRRSYFPPDKHSEHKVAITSGRAGNVIGGGDWAPDRLVPDIIRSFTANQPAIIRNPRAVRPWQHVLEPLSGYLTLAERPFTDGQSVTGAWNFGPSEAGAQPVRYLADSMVKAWGDGAAWVPAEDEQAVHEAHLLNLDSSKARTLLGWRPRWRLDEALAHTVDWYREFYHGGDIRSFSLRQIEHYASNPTA; encoded by the coding sequence ATGGTCTCGGGGCAAAGCGAGCTGGAAGATATGGCCCTGAACTTCTGGAAATCCCGCAGGGTCTTTCTCACCGGGCACACTGGCTTCAAGGGAAGCTGGCTTTCACTATGGCTCCTCTCGATGGGCGCCGAAGTCAGCGGATACTCCCTCGAGCCTTCCACCTCCCCGAATCTCTATTCGGCGTTGGGCCTCGCGAAGGACATGGCCTCCACCATCGCCGACGTGCGCGACGCCGACACCCTCGAACGGACCATACGCTCCTTCCGCCCGGAGATCGTCATTCACATGGCAGCCCAGCCTCTCGTCCGCTACTCCTACGAGAACCCCGTCGAGACCTACGCTACCAACGTCATGGGTACGGTCCATCTGCTGAATGCGGTCAGGCACACGCCGGAGGTGCGCTCCGTCGTCATCGTAACCAGCGACAAATGCTACGAAAATCGCGAGTGGGTGTGGCCCTATCGCGAGGACGAGGCCATGGGTGGTTACGACCCCTACAGCAGCAGCAAAGGCTGCGCGGAGCTTGTCACCGCTGCCTTCCGGCGGTCGTACTTCCCGCCTGACAAGCACTCCGAACACAAGGTCGCGATTACGTCTGGACGCGCCGGCAACGTCATCGGCGGCGGGGACTGGGCGCCGGATCGCCTCGTGCCCGATATCATCCGCTCCTTCACAGCAAACCAGCCGGCCATCATCCGCAACCCTCGCGCCGTCCGCCCCTGGCAGCACGTTCTCGAACCCCTCTCCGGCTATCTCACCCTCGCCGAGCGGCCGTTCACCGACGGCCAATCCGTGACCGGTGCCTGGAACTTCGGCCCATCCGAGGCCGGCGCGCAGCCCGTCCGGTATCTGGCGGACTCGATGGTCAAAGCCTGGGGCGATGGCGCGGCGTGGGTACCCGCCGAAGACGAACAGGCCGTCCACGAGGCGCACCTGCTCAATCTGGATTCCTCCAAGGCACGCACGCTGCTCGGCTGGCGGCCTCGATGGCGGCTCGACGAAGCCCTTGCCCACACCGTCGATTGGTATCGTGAGTTCTACCACGGAGGCGACATCCGGTCGTTCTCTCTCAGGCAGATCGAACACTACGCGTCAAACCCGACCGCGTAA
- the rfbF gene encoding glucose-1-phosphate cytidylyltransferase: MKAIILAGGLGSRLSEETTQRPKPMVEIGGYPILWHIMKIYSTHNVNDFIVCLGYKGYSIKEYFANYFLHSSDVTFDIAGNSMEVHSRRAEPWRVTLVDTGNDSQTGGRIKRVLPYVQDDPAFCLTYGDGVGDIDISASIRFHQQHGKLATMTTAQPSGRFGSVVLQGDSVLDFYEKPIGDGQWVNAGFFVLSPKIGDYIAGDSTAWEQQSLPTIAREGQLQAFRHRGFWQPMDTLRDKNHLEDLWSRGKASWKIWP; encoded by the coding sequence ATGAAGGCGATCATACTGGCGGGAGGTTTGGGAAGTCGTCTCAGCGAAGAGACCACCCAGCGGCCTAAGCCCATGGTGGAAATCGGCGGTTATCCCATCCTGTGGCACATCATGAAAATCTACTCCACCCACAACGTGAACGACTTCATCGTCTGCCTGGGATACAAGGGCTACTCCATCAAGGAGTACTTCGCCAATTATTTTCTCCACTCTTCCGACGTCACCTTTGACATCGCCGGAAACAGCATGGAGGTCCACAGCCGCCGCGCCGAACCCTGGCGTGTCACCCTCGTCGACACGGGCAATGACTCTCAAACCGGCGGCCGCATCAAGCGCGTGCTTCCCTACGTTCAGGACGATCCCGCCTTCTGCCTTACCTACGGCGACGGCGTCGGGGACATCGACATCTCCGCCAGCATCAGGTTCCATCAGCAGCACGGCAAGCTCGCCACCATGACCACCGCGCAGCCATCCGGCCGCTTCGGTTCTGTCGTCCTTCAAGGCGACTCCGTGCTCGACTTCTACGAAAAGCCAATCGGCGACGGCCAATGGGTGAACGCGGGTTTCTTCGTACTCTCGCCAAAAATCGGCGACTACATTGCTGGCGATTCCACGGCATGGGAGCAGCAATCCCTACCCACCATTGCCCGGGAAGGCCAGCTCCAGGCCTTCCGCCACCGCGGCTTCTGGCAACCGATGGACACTCTCCGGGACAAGAACCACCTCGAAGATCTATGGTCTCGGGGCAAAGCGAGCTGGAAGATATGGCCCTGA
- the rfbA gene encoding glucose-1-phosphate thymidylyltransferase RfbA — MKGIILAGGSGTRLHPVTQSISKQLLPIYDKPMIYYPLSALLLAGIRDILIISTPRDTPRFEELLGDGSRWGIHLNYVVQPSPDGLAQAFLIGEGFLAGEGCCLVLGDNIFYGHDFAKAVAAAAKLTSGATVFAYPVSDPERYGVVEFDSTGKAISLEEKPTNPKSRYAVTGIYFYDNQIVDVAKHIKPSPRGELEITDVNRWYLDRGQLRTQLLGRGLAWLDTGTHDSLLEASNFIQTIEHRQGLKVACPEEICYRQGFITRDQLEVLAANMGKSTYANYLRQMLQETVY; from the coding sequence ATGAAGGGCATCATTCTCGCCGGCGGCTCTGGCACGCGACTCCATCCGGTCACGCAATCCATCAGCAAACAGCTGCTGCCCATCTACGACAAACCGATGATCTACTACCCGCTCTCAGCTCTGCTGCTGGCGGGCATCCGCGACATCCTCATCATCTCCACACCCCGCGACACGCCGCGCTTCGAAGAGCTCCTCGGCGACGGCTCACGGTGGGGCATCCATCTCAACTACGTTGTCCAGCCCTCGCCCGATGGCCTAGCCCAGGCCTTCCTCATCGGCGAAGGCTTCCTCGCCGGCGAAGGCTGCTGCCTCGTCCTCGGCGACAACATCTTCTACGGCCACGACTTCGCCAAGGCCGTCGCTGCGGCTGCCAAACTAACCTCCGGTGCCACCGTCTTCGCCTATCCTGTCTCCGACCCCGAACGGTACGGCGTCGTCGAGTTCGACTCCACCGGCAAGGCCATCTCTCTCGAAGAAAAACCCACGAACCCGAAGTCGCGCTACGCCGTCACCGGAATCTACTTCTACGACAACCAGATCGTCGACGTCGCGAAGCACATCAAGCCCTCCCCACGCGGCGAGCTCGAGATCACCGACGTCAACCGCTGGTATCTCGACCGCGGCCAGCTCCGCACCCAGCTCCTCGGCCGCGGCCTCGCCTGGCTCGACACCGGCACCCACGATTCCCTGCTCGAAGCCAGCAACTTCATCCAGACCATCGAGCACCGCCAGGGCCTCAAGGTCGCCTGCCCTGAAGAGATCTGCTACCGCCAGGGCTTCATCACCCGCGACCAGCTCGAAGTTCTCGCCGCCAACATGGGAAAGAGCACCTATGCCAACTATCTCCGGCAGATGCTTCAAGAGACTGTCTACTAG
- the rfbB gene encoding dTDP-glucose 4,6-dehydratase: MNGIVVTGGAGFIGGNFVLHWLGQGLGPLVNLDKLTYAGNLQTLASVQDNPGYTFVHGDICDAELVAKVFAEHKPRAIVHFAAESHVDRSILGPEAFLKTNIDGTFTLLQAARNYMATLSEEDQKNFRFLAVSTDEVYGTLEPNDPAFSETTPYAPNSPYAASKAASDMLVRAWFHTYKLPVLTTNCSNNYGPYHFPEKLIPLMITHALAGKPLPIYGDGLQVRDWLYVIDHCKAIAAVLEKGTPGETYNVGGNNQRTNKEVVHTLCALLDELVPDSPYKPHAQLITSVKDRPGHDRRYAIDATKIEREIGWKPEETFETGLRKTVEWYLANKEWVEGVTSGSYQQWMSANYSHRTGAAAEKAGAVK, from the coding sequence ATGAACGGCATTGTAGTAACCGGAGGTGCAGGCTTTATTGGCGGCAACTTCGTCCTTCACTGGCTTGGTCAGGGTCTAGGCCCACTGGTCAACCTCGACAAGCTAACCTATGCGGGCAATCTCCAAACCCTCGCCTCCGTGCAGGACAACCCTGGCTACACCTTCGTACACGGCGACATCTGCGACGCCGAGCTCGTCGCCAAAGTCTTCGCCGAGCACAAGCCCCGCGCTATCGTCCACTTCGCTGCCGAAAGCCACGTCGACCGCTCCATTCTCGGCCCCGAGGCCTTCCTCAAGACCAACATCGACGGCACCTTCACCCTCCTCCAGGCCGCCCGCAACTACATGGCGACTCTCAGCGAAGAGGATCAGAAGAACTTCCGCTTCCTGGCCGTCTCCACGGACGAGGTCTACGGCACCCTCGAACCCAACGACCCCGCGTTCTCCGAGACCACACCCTACGCGCCCAACAGCCCCTACGCTGCCTCCAAGGCCGCGTCGGACATGCTGGTTCGCGCCTGGTTTCACACCTACAAACTGCCGGTCCTCACCACCAACTGCTCCAACAACTACGGCCCTTACCACTTTCCTGAGAAGCTGATCCCGCTCATGATCACCCACGCCCTCGCCGGCAAGCCGCTGCCCATCTACGGCGACGGCCTCCAGGTCCGCGACTGGCTCTACGTCATCGACCACTGCAAGGCGATCGCCGCCGTCCTCGAAAAAGGCACCCCCGGCGAAACCTACAACGTCGGCGGCAACAACCAGCGCACCAACAAGGAAGTCGTCCACACTCTCTGCGCTCTGCTCGACGAGCTCGTCCCCGACTCGCCCTACAAGCCGCACGCGCAGCTCATCACCTCCGTCAAGGACCGCCCCGGCCACGACCGCCGCTACGCCATCGACGCCACCAAAATCGAGCGCGAGATCGGCTGGAAGCCCGAAGAGACCTTTGAAACCGGCCTTCGCAAGACAGTCGAGTGGTACCTCGCCAATAAAGAATGGGTAGAAGGCGTCACCAGCGGCAGCTACCAGCAGTGGATGTCCGCCAACTACAGCCATCGCACAGGCGCAGCCGCTGAAAAAGCAGGAGCAGTCAAATGA
- the rfbC gene encoding dTDP-4-dehydrorhamnose 3,5-epimerase — MQIVDTPLRDVKLVRPTKHGDDRGWFAEVFNAKSFAAAGLPERFVQDNQSFSRRGVMRGLHYQLGEQQGKLVRVLSGHIWDVAVDLRPGSPDFGKWAGFDLYGEDIEFLWIPEGFGHGFVVVSETANVLYKATGFYYPQGERCVRWDDPTLKIAWPLEGIGTPAVSAKDAVGSLLAEAELPPEYQG, encoded by the coding sequence ATGCAGATTGTCGATACGCCCCTTCGTGATGTGAAGCTTGTGCGCCCCACCAAGCATGGAGATGACCGCGGCTGGTTTGCTGAGGTTTTCAACGCAAAGAGTTTTGCGGCGGCCGGTCTGCCGGAACGGTTCGTGCAGGACAACCAGTCATTTTCGCGGCGCGGCGTGATGCGCGGACTTCATTATCAGCTTGGCGAACAGCAGGGGAAGCTGGTGCGCGTGCTGAGCGGGCACATCTGGGATGTCGCTGTGGACTTGCGACCGGGATCGCCGGACTTCGGTAAGTGGGCAGGGTTTGACCTGTATGGTGAGGATATCGAGTTTTTGTGGATTCCCGAGGGGTTTGGGCACGGGTTTGTGGTGGTGTCCGAGACGGCGAATGTGCTGTATAAGGCGACCGGGTTCTACTATCCGCAGGGCGAGCGGTGCGTGCGGTGGGATGATCCGACGCTGAAGATCGCATGGCCGCTGGAGGGAATTGGGACACCTGCGGTTTCGGCGAAGGATGCGGTAGGGAGCCTACTGGCAGAGGCGGAGTTGCCGCCGGAGTATCAGGGGTAA
- a CDS encoding acyltransferase produces MVTKTPSRRIEFLDVLRGLAALLVLIQHSVESTSPSFAHFTNHNFNLGEIGVVIFFIVSGFIIPVSLEKYNSLPKFWVGRVLRLWPTYTVSLIVMLLLNRFLPMLPPYYEQHPLGFIVGNISMIGEYLGIPFALGTYWTLSLELAFYLVCSVLFFFGFLKKTELWLWVSALLLLFSQIGLGLAIHRTLPSGRLGLIVTAFFGTLLYRLLSEGFPAKRVYAVLPVLFVVFSVGFWLRYKVYASPNNSVDTSNAIVSWVIAYALFMLVFALRARKMPRILIWIGQISYPLYLFHGVTLVILNKIFPSGWPLRLLIVLSAGLLVSDLVHRFIEKPVARFQHRIIPHKPVVV; encoded by the coding sequence ATGGTTACGAAGACTCCGTCGCGGCGCATCGAGTTTCTTGATGTTCTTCGCGGGTTGGCTGCATTACTCGTTCTGATACAGCATAGCGTTGAATCCACCTCGCCGTCGTTCGCTCATTTTACGAACCACAACTTCAACTTAGGTGAGATTGGCGTTGTTATTTTCTTCATCGTCAGCGGATTCATCATCCCGGTCAGCCTGGAGAAGTACAACTCGCTCCCTAAGTTCTGGGTGGGTAGAGTGCTTCGTCTGTGGCCAACATATACAGTCAGTTTGATTGTGATGCTGTTGCTAAACCGGTTCCTGCCAATGTTGCCGCCTTATTACGAGCAACATCCATTGGGGTTTATTGTCGGCAACATCAGCATGATTGGGGAGTACCTGGGAATACCTTTCGCGCTTGGGACTTACTGGACCCTCTCGCTTGAACTTGCGTTCTACCTGGTCTGCTCGGTTCTCTTCTTCTTTGGATTTCTGAAGAAGACCGAGCTTTGGCTTTGGGTTTCCGCACTATTGCTGCTCTTTAGCCAAATAGGGCTCGGCCTTGCGATTCACAGGACGTTGCCGTCAGGCCGACTGGGTCTGATTGTGACTGCATTTTTTGGAACACTGCTGTACCGGTTGCTGTCGGAGGGGTTTCCTGCGAAGCGTGTTTATGCTGTTCTGCCGGTTCTCTTTGTTGTCTTTTCGGTAGGCTTTTGGCTGAGATATAAGGTCTATGCATCACCGAATAATTCGGTGGACACTTCCAATGCCATTGTGAGCTGGGTGATAGCCTATGCCCTCTTCATGCTGGTGTTCGCGTTGCGAGCCAGAAAGATGCCCCGCATCCTCATCTGGATCGGGCAGATCAGCTATCCGCTGTATCTGTTTCACGGCGTGACCCTCGTCATCCTAAATAAGATATTCCCATCGGGTTGGCCGCTTCGCCTTTTGATTGTATTGAGTGCCGGGCTGCTTGTGTCCGATCTCGTTCATCGCTTTATCGAGAAGCCTGTGGCTCGCTTCCAGCACAGGATCATCCCGCACAAGCCGGTGGTCGTATAG
- a CDS encoding NAD-dependent epimerase/dehydratase family protein, which translates to MKKALITGVIGQDGAYLAELLLAKGYVVHGIKRRASQHRASTTSTKTHPTQRALHDRQRQHLHRGLVCSAIHRALLAAGYTNIITRSRADAKQLIVWGTSTPRREFLHADDLASAALFPMNL; encoded by the coding sequence ATGAAGAAGGCCCTCATCACCGGAGTCATCGGGCAGGACGGCGCATACCTAGCCGAGCTCCTGCTCGCGAAGGGTTACGTGGTACACGGCATCAAGCGCCGCGCTTCTCAACACCGCGCATCGACTACATCTACGAAGACCCATCCCACCCAACGCGCCCTTCATGACCGCCAGCGACAGCATCTACATCGCGGTCTCGTCTGCTCTGCGATCCATCGCGCGCTCCTCGCCGCTGGTTATACCAACATCATCACCCGCAGCCGCGCCGACGCAAAACAACTCATCGTATGGGGAACCAGTACACCCCGACGCGAGTTCCTCCATGCCGACGACCTCGCCAGCGCCGCTCTCTTCCCTATGAACCTATGA
- a CDS encoding capsule assembly Wzi family protein: protein MPSRALAQDSSTQQAKPIPDGPPPKATPIPDGSQPRQKSVPANPQPKAYPIPIVEKPSFFAYERPSEDPVGASDSLGSTYIPVDSFVYPLVLRLYSMGYLDTAFINMRPYTRRSLLHMLNATRDKVVADRNEEAEGILVSLQDYVSAEMPATGRARGTVYGVDTVYTRFIGIDGQTLRDSYHLGQTIANDYGRPYQSGFNNFTGFSTVNEMGIFSLYVRGEYQHAPSGAGYSQALSAQLSAIDTIPYSGYNLHQATIPTGPIPSTNTFALQEAALSVHLFGHEISGGKSDAWLGPAAGGALAWSNNAQDIYSFRINRVDPLHIPLLSDLTGPFRYDFFVGSLKGHTDPNSPWVHSEEFSFAPTPNVRIGFQRTVIWGGEGHEPITLHTFLRSVFNLNDTADNPSVKFSAQDPGARYSDFNFSWRLPFLSHYVTLYTDAISHDDVTPPSAPRRAAYRPGVYISQFPGLHKLDFRIEGVSTDTSTLRSLNGRFNYFETIQVQGYTNKGFIMGDWIGREAKGGQAWLTYHLSPNEWIQVEYLNKKTPKDFIPGGTTQNQFTVNVVKRLRKDIEMNAWLQYEGWKAPIYVPGNGLNKDTTVSFQFTWFPELHSGAAFPH, encoded by the coding sequence ATGCCATCCCGGGCCCTGGCTCAGGACTCTTCCACCCAGCAAGCCAAGCCCATACCCGATGGCCCTCCACCCAAAGCGACCCCGATCCCTGACGGTAGCCAGCCGCGACAAAAGTCAGTTCCGGCTAACCCGCAGCCGAAGGCATATCCCATCCCTATCGTCGAGAAGCCATCTTTCTTCGCCTATGAGAGGCCCAGTGAAGATCCCGTCGGCGCATCCGACTCCCTCGGCTCCACCTACATTCCCGTAGACAGCTTTGTCTACCCGCTGGTCCTGCGCCTCTACTCCATGGGGTACCTCGACACGGCATTCATCAACATGCGTCCCTACACACGGCGCAGCCTTCTGCACATGTTGAATGCCACCCGGGACAAGGTTGTCGCGGACCGCAATGAGGAAGCTGAAGGAATCTTGGTCAGCCTGCAGGACTACGTCTCGGCTGAGATGCCTGCCACCGGCAGGGCCCGCGGCACCGTATACGGCGTCGATACCGTATACACGCGCTTCATAGGCATCGACGGCCAGACTCTCCGCGACAGCTATCACCTTGGCCAGACGATCGCCAATGACTACGGACGCCCTTACCAGTCAGGTTTCAATAATTTCACTGGCTTCTCGACGGTCAATGAGATGGGCATCTTCTCGCTCTACGTCCGTGGCGAGTATCAACATGCTCCCTCCGGCGCTGGCTACTCTCAGGCACTCTCGGCACAGCTTTCCGCCATCGACACCATCCCCTACTCTGGATACAACCTTCACCAAGCCACCATCCCCACAGGCCCCATACCAAGTACCAACACCTTCGCGCTTCAAGAGGCTGCGCTCTCAGTACATCTCTTCGGACACGAAATCTCGGGAGGCAAGTCCGACGCCTGGCTCGGGCCCGCGGCCGGCGGTGCCCTGGCCTGGAGCAATAACGCACAGGATATCTACTCCTTCCGCATCAACCGTGTCGATCCCCTGCACATTCCCCTTCTCTCCGATTTGACCGGTCCCTTCCGTTACGACTTCTTCGTCGGCTCTCTCAAGGGCCACACCGATCCAAACTCTCCCTGGGTCCACTCGGAAGAGTTCAGCTTCGCTCCTACCCCCAACGTCCGCATCGGCTTCCAGCGTACTGTCATCTGGGGTGGCGAAGGTCACGAGCCCATCACCCTTCATACCTTTTTACGTAGCGTCTTCAACCTCAATGACACCGCCGACAATCCCTCCGTCAAATTCTCCGCGCAGGACCCCGGCGCACGCTACAGCGACTTCAACTTCAGCTGGCGTCTGCCCTTCCTGAGCCATTACGTCACTCTCTATACAGACGCCATTTCACACGACGACGTCACACCTCCCAGCGCCCCACGACGTGCCGCCTATCGTCCCGGCGTCTATATATCTCAATTCCCCGGACTGCATAAACTCGACTTCCGCATCGAAGGCGTCAGCACGGACACCTCCACCCTGCGCAGCCTCAACGGAAGGTTCAACTACTTTGAGACGATCCAGGTCCAGGGCTACACCAATAAGGGCTTTATCATGGGTGACTGGATCGGCCGCGAGGCTAAGGGTGGTCAGGCATGGCTCACCTATCACCTCTCGCCCAACGAGTGGATTCAAGTCGAGTACCTGAACAAAAAAACTCCCAAGGACTTCATCCCCGGCGGCACTACTCAGAACCAGTTCACCGTCAACGTCGTTAAACGCCTGCGCAAAGACATCGAGATGAATGCCTGGCTGCAGTACGAAGGCTGGAAAGCTCCCATCTACGTCCCCGGCAACGGCCTCAACAAAGACACCACCGTCTCGTTCCAGTTCACCTGGTTCCCGGAGTTGCACAGCGGTGCAGCGTTTCCCCACTGA